In Parageobacillus sp. KH3-4, the genomic window AATCGTACTATAAGGACGCGATCGTCATTAATGAGCAAGTCGACGACATCGCCGCATATGAATGGTTTTATACGAAAGACGGTGATAAAATTGGAATTTGCAAACAGCGTCTATCGGAACAAGAAAAACAATTATTATCGATTTTTCTGACACCGATTCCGGACACGGATCGCATGATGAGCGATGAAGAAACGGCATGGCATAGGTGGATCATGCACGGGGATCCAACGATGCTGCGGCATTTTTCCTCCCATTCCCCTTATTACCGCTTTATCCATTTTTTGACAAAACAATCTGTAGCAAATAAAGACGATTTTTACGATGCGATTAGCGGGCTGTTTCCAGAACGTATTATTATCGTTTGGGAACACGACCATCGCGGCGTCATTATTGAAAAAAAGCAAAAGCCAACGCCGGACCCGCTGCCATTTGCCGAAATGGCGGACACGCTATCGACCGATTTTTATGTCACCCTTCATCTGTTTGTTGGGCAAATCCATCGATATAGCGAACATCTTTATGAATCATTTTGCCATGAAAGGCGATGTTTCCAATTAGCACAAACATATATGCCAAAACAAACGGTGTATCAAATGGAAGATATCATTCCGCTCCTGCTCATTCATCATCATTCCGAACTGGAAATGGTCAGAAAGTCGCTCCCTTTTCTGGAAACATTGGATGATGAATGGCTCCATATCATCAAAACATTTTTCCAATGTGATCTTAACGTTTCCCTAGCGGCAAAAAAGCTATATATGCACCGCAATAGCTTACAATACCGCATCGATAAATTTATTGAAAAAACAGGAATGGATATTAAACATTTTAAAGGAGCGGTCGCCGTTTATCTGGCCATATTGTTGAAAGAGTACGTAAACCATTAAGCTGCTTCCCCCGATTTTTGATCAAGTGACCGCTTCCTGAAAATCATGTCCATCTAAGCGGGCATGTGCACACATAAGCGCATCCTTTATTCTAATCCAATCTATTGATTAAGCCTCGAAATTGAGTAGAAAAAACGGCAAACAGCCATTTTGCTTTTCCAGGCCCCAAGTTCACTCAACTAAGAGGGGAATTTTGCACAATAAATTCGGACTTGATTTGCCTATTTGTCAACTTGCCTGAAATCCCCCTCTTTTTTTGTGCATGTTGTCCATTTACGAATTCTATCATTTTCCGGTACGCTGAAAGCAGTTGAAACCGATTTCGTCATAGGGGGAGTGAGAATATGGCAGAGCTTCGTTTAGAACACATTTATAAAATTTACGATAACAACGTGACTGCCGTAAAAGATTTTAATCTACATATTAAAGATAAGGAATTTATCGTCTTTGTCGGTCCGTCCGGCTGCGGCAAATCGACAACGTTGCGGATGATTGCCGGTCTTGAGGAAATTTCGAAAGGCGACTTGTATATCGACGGCAAACGCATGAACGATGTTCCGCCAAAAGATCGCGATATCGCGATGGTGTTCCAAAACTACGCGCTTTATCCGCACATGAGCGTCTACGATAACATGGCGTTCGGATTAAAATTAAGAAAATTTCCGAAAGCGGAAATCGAACGTCGGGTTCGCGAAGCAGCGCGCATTCTCGGCCTTGAACAATACTTGGACCGCAAACCGAAAGCGCTTTCTGGCGGACAGCGCCAACGCGTCGCGCTAGGACGTGCCATTGTCCGTGACGCAAAAGTATTTTTAATGGACGAGCCGCTTTCAAACTTAGATGCAAAGTTGCGCGTGCAAATGCGGTCGGAAATCGCCAAATTGCATCAACGTTTGGAAACGACGACGATTTACGTTACACACGATCAAACGGAAGCGATGACAATGGCAACACGGCTTGTTGTCATGAAAGACGGCGTCATTCAACAAGTTGGCACGCCAAAAGAAGTGTACGAAAAACCAGAAAATATCTTTGTCGGCGGCTTTATCGGTTCCCCTGCGATGAATTTCTTAAAAGGGACGTTGCAAGATGGCAAGTTTGTTATCGGCAATATTACTTTTGGTGTTCCAGAAGGAAAAATGAAAGTACTTCGTGATCAAGGCTATGTTGGAAAAGAAGTTATTTTAGGGATTCGTCCGGAAGACATTCATGACGAACCTGTCTTTATCGAAGCGTCTCCAAACACAAAAATTACCGCTAACGTCGAAGTTGCCGAGCTGCTCGGTGCTGAGACGATGGTTTATTCGAACATTGACGGTCAAGAATTTGTCGCGCGCATTGACGCGCGTACCGAAATTAAACCGGGTTATCAGCTAGACCTTGCATTGGATATGAACAAAGCACACTTTTTTGATATCGAAACAGAAAAACGAATCCGTTCCGCTGACGAAAAATAATAAAATCGTTGGTCGTAACAGGCAGGCTCTAGCCTTAAAAAGCTAGAGCCTATTCTTTTATCAATTTCACTTCCTCATGACGGCAGCGCGGACAGTAAAAAAGATGCGCGCATTCATGATGAGCGAATGTCTCCGGATATCCATCAACCAATTTCATCATATCCGTATCCATATAAGGACTGTAATCATCAAAATAATCGGTAACCTTTCCTTGATCTTCCATTTGCTGCTGGCAATAAGAACAATGCACCGTCAAATTATATAAACCGTTGCAAAGCGGGCAAATGCGCATGATATTTCCTCCTAAAAGCAGCTCCTTATTTTACATATTCCCTAACATCAGCAACAGTAAAACGTAAAAAATTACCATAAGCCGTGAATGAATAAGCAGCGAAAAACGTTTCAAACTATTAGTACCATTGCCAAACAACACATTGGGTTCAGCCTAGCTTGGCGGCATGCTGACAATGGCATGCGTTGCTGGTGCAAATCCAGCCGACCCAACCATCAAATCTTAAACAAGGAGATGATTACACATGGCACGCAACAACAGTTCTAATCAACTGCTAGTCGCTGGTGCGCAACAAGCAATCGATCAAATGAAATACGAAATCGCCCAAGAATTTGGCGTTAACCTTGGCCCTGACACTACTTCTCGGGCGAACGGTTCCGTTGGTGGAGAAATTACAAAGCGCCTTGTCGCAATGGCTCAACAACAACTTGGTGGTCAATTCGGCAACGTCCAATAACACAACTTCATATACCATGGCTAAAGCCCCAGGCGCGTTTGCCTGGGGCTTTATTTGTCTTGTTACTCGATAAGTTGTAAAAATTGTCTTGTGCGTTCATGTTTTGGAGAAACGAGCAACTGTTCTGGAGCTCCTCTTTCCACGATGATTCCCCCATCCATAAAAACCACTTCATCGGCTGCTTCTTTCGCAAACCTCATTTCATGAGTGACGACGATCATTGTCATTCCTTCATTCGCCAAACTTTTCATGACTTTTAGCACTTCACCGACAAGCTCCGGATCTAACGCCGATGTCGGTTCATCAAACAGCATGACTTCCGGTTCCATGGCGAGCGCCCGCGCGATCGCGACGCGCTGCTGCTGCCCTCCAGACAGCTGAAACGGATAATGATGGGCTTTATCTTTCAGCCCCACTTTCTCCAACAATGCCATCGCTCTCTCGCGTACGCGCTCTTTCTTTTCGCGCTTGACCGTGACAGGTCCTTCCATGACGTTTTCAAGGGCGGTCATATGGGGGAACAAATTATAGCTTTGGAACACCATTCCTGTCAGCCGGCGAAATTCATGAATCTCTCGTTTCGTTACAGGATTCGAAAAATCAAGCTGTCTATTCGCTATCGAAATTTTCCCTTTTGTCGGCACTTCAAGCACGTTTAAACAACGCAAAAACGTCGTCTTCCCTGAACCCGATGGACCAATAATGACCACTACTTTCCCTTTTTCCACCGTAAGATCGATTCCCTTTAATACTTCTACGTCTCCAAATTGCTTATATAAGCCTTGAACAGAAATCATCATCGTATCTCCTTATCGCTATCGTGCAATGTAACGATTTAAACGCTCTTCGACTCGGTTTTGCACAATTGATAGTAGAAAGCAAATAATCCAATAAATGATTGCCGCTTCAGTATATAACAACAAGAATTCATAGTTCGTCGAGGCAATTTCCTGCGCTTTGCGAAACATTTCCGAAACAAGGATGAGCGATGCAAGCGATGTATCTTTGACTAAACTGATAAACGTATTTGACAGCGGTGGAATCGACACACGGGCCGCTTGCGGAAATATTACTCGGCGCAATGCCTGTCCCGACGTCATTCCTAATGAATACGCCGCTTCCCATTGCCCTTTCGGAATCGATAAGATAGCGGCGCGGATAATCTCTGAAGCATACGCACCGACGTTTAACGAAAAGCCAATGATGGCCGCAGGAAACGAAGGAATCGTAATGCCGATGTTCGGCAGGCCGTAAAAGATAATAAACAACTGGACAAGCAGCGGTGTTCCGCGGATGGCCGATACGTATATTCTCGCAATGATTTCTAATACTTTTACTCCAGAAATGCGCGCCAATGCTGTGGCAATCGCCAATATTAATCCAATGGTAAACGTAATAATCGTCAGTGGAATCGTATAATACAAAGCCCCCTTCACCAGCGGGAGAAGGGAACTCTGCGCGATAGATACTAATCGGTCTACCCGTTCAGGGTCCATCATCACATTATTTAGATACATCTTCACCAAACCATTTCTCGGAAATTTTGGCGTATGTGCCGTCTTTTTTCATGTCTTCTAACGCTTTATTCACAGCTTCCACCAACGTTTCGCTGCCTTTGCGGAACATAAACCCGCTTTGAGATGCATCACTGTGCTTTGCCACAATTTTAATTGGCGCGTCTGGCTTTTGTTTCAAGAAATCAAGAACGGATAGGTTATCGTTAATGGTAACGTCCACCCGCTTAGAACTTAACAATTCGACCGCTTGATTAAATCCTTCCACACCAACAATCTGCGCGCCGTACGACCGCGCTAAATCCGCAAAATTGCTTGTCATCGATTGTGCCGCTTTTAGCCCTTTTATGTCTTCAAATTTAGATACTTTATTGTTATCTTTATGGACGACTAACACCGCCATAGAAGTAATATACGGATCAGAAAAATCATATTTCTGTTGCCGGTCTCGGCGAATTCCGACTTCGTTGGCAATCATGTCAAACCGTTTTGCGTCCAATCCCGCAAACATCGCATCCCATTGTGTTTCCATAAACACAGGCTTGACGCCGAGACGCTTCGCTACTTCTCTTGCCAAATCCACATCAAAACCGGTTAACTTCCCGCTTTTATCATGAAACGTAAACGGCGGATATGTCCCCTCTGTTCCAATGCGCAATTCTCCTTCTTTTTTCACTTGCGCTAACAAATCAGTTTCTTGATTGCTCGATTTTTCTTTGGATTGCTGATTGCCGCATGCGGCCAACAACAAAATCGAAGCTGTCAATAAAAGAAGCAAACTTTTGCCAAAAAATCTTTTCATATATTTTGAACCTCCATCATTCCGATTGGTTTTTAGAGACATATGTTATAGTAAAAAAATTTGCATAAGATGTCAAACGTTAAAAAGGATAAACACCAAAACAAAAAAGGAGCTTCTCGCTCCTTACATATTTTCCACTAACGGCTGCTCATTTAATGAAACAAGCACTTTCCTAATTCTGCGATTTTCGACTTGTTGTACGGTTAAAGTAAGCGGGCCATAATGCAACGTTTCGCCAACGTTAGGAACGCGTTCGAACATTTCGAATATCCAACCGCCTAGCGTATGGGAAGAGCTTTCCGGTGTATCAATTTTCATTATTTCGCAAAATTCATCCAGCGGAAGTTCAGCGTTAAATTCATAGCTGTTTTCATCGATTTGTTGAATATTTTTTACTGCTTCATCATGCTCATCCCATATTTCTCCAACAATTTGTTCAATAATGTCTTCAAGCGTGATTAATCCCGCCGTACCGCCAAACTCATCAACAACAATGGCCATATGCACTTTGCTTTTTTGAAATTCCGGCAGCAGATCGGAAATTTTCATCGATTCGACGACGAACAATGGTTTACGCAGTAACGCGCGAACGTTTATCTCTTTTTGTTGCACAAGCTCACTAAAAAAGTCACTTTCCGATAAAATACCAATCACATTATCAATATCTTCCTCATACACCGGTATACGGGAATACTTTTCCTCTAGGAAAACATCGCGAATTTCCTCAATCGGCTGATTGACTTCGACCGCGACCATATCGGCCCGTGGCGTGAAAATTTCACCAACTAAAATTTCATCAAAATCGAGCGAACGATGAATTAATTCTTTTTCTTTGTTGTCAATGATGCCTTCTTCCTCACTCAAGTCAATCATTACTTTAATCTCTTCTTCCGTTACTGCAGGAACAACCGTTCCATTCGTAAACCATTTCACTACACGATCTCTTACGGCATTAAATAATGTTGTAATCGGAGAAAGCAGTTTCATCAATGCATAAACAATTGCTGCATAATGAATCGACAATGATTCCGCATGCTCTTTCGCAATCGATTTTGGCAAAATTTCACCGAAGATTAAAAGAAGCACGGTCATGACGATAACCGCAACAATAAGACCTGCCCGTTCGCCAAGCGTTGTTGTCGCGATGTCTACTAAAAACGCGACGGCAACAATGCCTGCGACTCTGTTTGCCACAAGCGCCGTCAATAAGACGCGGTCTAAATTTTCCATGATATAATTTACTCGCTTGCTGCCACGGTGGTTTTCTTCCACATAATTTCTCAGGCGAATTTTATTCGCTGAAGAAAATGCAGTTTCCACCGAAGAAAAGAAAGCGGTCAAAACAATACAAAGAAAAAACCATCCCAACAGGCTCAGAGGCAACTCTTCCAAAGAATCTTCACACTCCTAAATAAAAAAACATGCTTTGTATTAGTATTGATTTTCATACTTATACTTATTTATATGATTATCATATCAAATTTTTCACCAAATGCCTATCATCTAAATACCACATGATATAACAAAACTGCAGGATGATTCCTGCAGTTTTGTTACGATTCGATGATACAAGAGCCGATCAAATACACGAGCACGAGCAATGAAGCAATGTTTAACGTTACGGATAATTCTTCCATTTAATGCCCCTCCTAACAATAGTCATCCCCGTTATCATGGTAACATAGCGCTTTTTTCGATACGCAAGACATTTTATACAACTTTTCGACAATTTTATTAACTTCCCGCGCGTTTGCCGCTTTTGCTAGGAAAGAGAAGGGAAGCATCCATTCTCTTATTTTCCGTTCATCGGCAAGAGACGGAACAAAAAAGGAGCTTCGCAGATAGAAGCTCCTATCCTAAATAACGATAATAAATGGTTTTTGCCTCTTGGACATCTTTTGTCCCATGAATGAGCGCGCGTCCATCTTGAAAGACGACAAGCCGCTGCTCTCCAAGCGGCACAGAGACAAGATACGGGTTGGCGTCTACGCGCAATCCTTGTTTGGCAAACAATTCGGCAAGCTCCTGCAAATCGTAATTTCGTTGTCCAGCCGGGCGAATTTGCACGGAATTTCGTCCGCATAACACTGCCGTTTTCGGCTGTTGGTCATAAGAAAGGTAAGGGTACGATGGATGAGCGCCGCAAGTTGGGCAATCATCTTTTTTTACTTGATCCACGCGAATCGCCGCATACTGATTTTTCCATAAATCGAACGAAACGAGCTTATTACGAAGCGACGACCAATCTTCCACAAGAATTTTCAGCGCTTCTGCCACTTGATACGCGACGACCATTTGCACAGCAGGACTAATAATTCCTGCCGTATCACATGTCAAACCGCCCGCTGGCACCGTCTCAAGCAAGCAGTGAAAACAAGGGGTTTTCCCCGGAATAAACGCATAGCTGATGCCATAGCTTCCAACACACGCGCCGTAAATCCACGGAATGTGATATTTATACGCGGCATCATTAATGATCATGCGTGTATCGAAGTTATCTGTCGCATCGATCAAAAGATCTGGCTTTCTCTCGCTGACGAGCTCCTCGAGCTCCTGCCCCGTTACATCGCCGACAATGGCATCAATCGCAACATCGGAATTTATCTCTTCTAGCCGCCGCTTTGCAGCAATTGCTTTTGGGATGCGCTCTTTTGCGTCCGCTTCGCTATATAATTGCTGGCGCTGTAAATTGCTCCATTCGACATAATCGCGGTCAACGATCGTGAGTTTGCCGATGCCCGCGCGCACGAGCGCTTCCGCATTTCCTGTCCCTAATGCTCCCGCGCCAAGCACAAGCACATGTTTCTTCGCTATCTTTTTTTGCCCTTCTTCGCCGATTGGTGCAAACAACTCTTGTCGAGAATACCGTTCATTCAAACAACACTCATTCCTTCCATTGGACTACTTGCTGTTGCATACCGTTTTTTCGGAATTCTGCCTGCCTCATAGCCGAGACGTCCGGCTTCCACGGCAAGCTTCATCGCTTTTGCCATTTTGACTGGATCGGCCGCGCCGGAAACGGCAGTGTTCAACAGCACTCCGTCAGCTCCCAGCTCCATTGCCATCGCTGCATCCGCCGGGCTGCCAATTCCAGCGTCAACAATCACTGGGACGGTCGCCTGCTCAATAATGAGGCTTAAGTTTAACGGATTGACAATGCCCTGCCCGGAACCGATCGGAGAAGCTCCCGGCATAACCGCATGGCAGCCAAGCTCTTGCAGCCGTTTTGCGAGCACGACGTCATCAGAAGTATATGGAAGAACGATAAAGCCTTCTTTCAACAATATCTCTGCCGCCTTTAACGTCTCGACTGGGTCCGGAAGCAATGTTTTTTCACAGCCGATCACTTCCACTTTTATCATATCACATAATCCCGACGCTTTGGCGAGCCGTGCGATTCGCACCGCCTCCTCGGCTGTTTTCGCCCCAGCCGTATTCGGAAGAAGCTTATATTTTGTCAGATCTAAATTTTCCAAAAAATTCGGTTGGTTTGGTTCAAAAATGTTCATCCGCCGTACAGCAAACGTTAAAATTTCCGCTCCTGACACTTCGACCGCTTGCTTTTGCACTTCCATATTTGGATATTTTCCTGTTCCGAGCAACAGTCTTGATTGAAATTCATATGGTCCGATTTTTAACATATCAACCGCCTCCCACAAAATGAACGATTTCGACTTTATCGCCGTTGCATAACGTTGTTGTCTCATATTGCTGTTTTGGGATAATCGTTAAGTTTACTTCCACAACCGCGATTTTTTTATTCAATTGAAAATGGGCGAGCAAATCGCTGACCGTTTTCACTTCATTTGGAACCTGGATCGATTCGCCGTTAATCATCAGTTCCATTATCTTCCCACCTTTGCTTGATATCGTGTAAGCGAAAATGGAGCAAGATCGATTTCGCTTTCTTTTCCTTCAATGAGATCTGCCAACAATACGCCGGTGATCGGGCTTAACAAAATCCCGTTCCGATAATGGCCAGTGGCAACCCAGACGCGCTCGTAGCGGGGATGTTTTCCTATGTACGGCAATCCATCTCCCGTTTGCGGACGGGTTCCGCTCCACGCTTTTTCCCATTCGGCATTTTTCAGTTCGGGAAGAAGGCGCTGCGCCCGTTCAAGCAAACTCATTATTCCTTGAATCGAGACTTTTCGGTCAAATGTGTGCGGCATCGACGTCGCCCCGATCAGCAACCGATTTTCTCGCTTCGGAACGATATAGCAGCCGTTTTTCGCAAATACGGTCGCCTGAATGAGCGGTTTTTCCGTTTTGACCAAAAGACATTCCCCCTTGACCGGATGTATTGGCAGCGAAATGCCCGTTTTTTCAAGCACCCGCGAAGACCATGCTCCCGCCGCCACCACCACGGCATCTGCTGCGATCTCACCGTGATTGGTATGGATTACATAAGAATGATTTTCACGCTGTAAATCGATGAATTCCGTATACTCATGCCATTTTGCCCCATAGGCAATCGAAGCGTTCGCAAAGGCAAGAGCAAAATCTGGAGCGCTCACCTGCCCGTCTGATGGAATATACATAACGCCCGTTAAATCGCGGGAAACGCGCGGCTCCATTTCCGCTAATTCGGCACCGGACAGCCATCGCACCGGATCATCGGTATTCCGCCAAAATTCGTAATGGCGGCGAAGAGCCGCTGCTTCTTCCTCCGTCACTGCCACTTTCAACATGCCTTTCTGCACAAGCCCAATGTCGATTCCGGTAAGTTCTTTTAATTCCTCCGCAAGCTGTGGAACCATCGCCCGACTTTTTAGCGCAAGCGGAATGAGCGGGCTCTCTTCGGCAAATTCAGACTGCGCGCCAAGCATTCCTGCTGCCGCGCTAGACGCTTGGCTCGCCATCCGCCCTTTTTCAAACACGCCGACACGGAAATGGCGTTTCGCCAACTGGAAGGCGATGGAAGCGCCAATAATTCCGCCGCCGACAATCGCGACATCATAATGGTGACGTTCCATTTAAATCCCCTCTCCTTTTTTGGTAACGTTTTCTTTCGCATTCATGCCATTTTCTTTACGATTTTCGCAAGTTTTTTCGCTTCGCCAACTGGATCTTTAGCACAAAATACCGCTGACATGACGGCAATCCCATGCGCGCCGGCTTGCAGCACTTGCTCCGCATTATCAGAACAGATGCCGCCAATCGCAATAACAGGAATATTCACATGATGGACGACATTTTGCAATGACTCTATTCCGCGCGGCGGCTCTCCTAGCTTGCTTGCCGTTGGAAAGACGTGGCCGTATATGCAATAATCAGCGCCGCTTTTTTCCGCTTCCATCGCTTCTTCAAGCGAATGGACTGAACAGCCGACAGACAGCGAGGGAAAATGCCGTTTCACTTGCCGCACCGGCAAACTATGATGCGCAAGCTGGACTCCTTTTACTCCAAAAACAACTGCCACGTCAATTCGATCGTTGACAACGATTTTTTTAGGTGGTATTCCTCGCCTGATCAACGCGGTGAGAAACTCGGAAATTTCCCGCGCTGTTTTCATTTTTTCCCGCACATGAATCACGTCCACATACGGATGAACGCGGGCGCAAATCGCAACGAATTGCTCTAAAGGCTGTTTGCCTGTCGAAATAATGTGAAGCTGTCGTTCCACTTTCATCCCTTGCTTTCTACCGCACATCTTCCACCGGAATGTACGGATAATGAACTCCCACGTAATAAGCTGTTGCCGTCACCACGATAAAAACAACAACAAGCACGATATCGTGTTTGCCAAACCCGATTTCGTAATAAAACGTCCGCTTGGCGCCGTCCGAAAAACGCTTTGCTTCCATCGCAACAGCAATGCGCTGAGCGCGGCGGATGCTTTGTGATAAAAGCGGAATCGCATACCGCTTCATTTTTTCAAACAGCCCATTATTTACACCCCCCCTTACCTTTAGAGCGTTTCTCACCGTTTGAAATTCCTCGATCATAATCGGGATTAAGCGGACGCCGGCTAAAAAGCTGTAAGCGTATTTTGGCTTTAATTTTAACTGCTGCATCAGCGAGTAAAATAAGCGGA contains:
- a CDS encoding helix-turn-helix domain-containing protein codes for the protein MLERLQSYYKDAIVINEQVDDIAAYEWFYTKDGDKIGICKQRLSEQEKQLLSIFLTPIPDTDRMMSDEETAWHRWIMHGDPTMLRHFSSHSPYYRFIHFLTKQSVANKDDFYDAISGLFPERIIIVWEHDHRGVIIEKKQKPTPDPLPFAEMADTLSTDFYVTLHLFVGQIHRYSEHLYESFCHERRCFQLAQTYMPKQTVYQMEDIIPLLLIHHHSELEMVRKSLPFLETLDDEWLHIIKTFFQCDLNVSLAAKKLYMHRNSLQYRIDKFIEKTGMDIKHFKGAVAVYLAILLKEYVNH
- the ugpC gene encoding sn-glycerol-3-phosphate ABC transporter ATP-binding protein UgpC, translating into MAELRLEHIYKIYDNNVTAVKDFNLHIKDKEFIVFVGPSGCGKSTTLRMIAGLEEISKGDLYIDGKRMNDVPPKDRDIAMVFQNYALYPHMSVYDNMAFGLKLRKFPKAEIERRVREAARILGLEQYLDRKPKALSGGQRQRVALGRAIVRDAKVFLMDEPLSNLDAKLRVQMRSEIAKLHQRLETTTIYVTHDQTEAMTMATRLVVMKDGVIQQVGTPKEVYEKPENIFVGGFIGSPAMNFLKGTLQDGKFVIGNITFGVPEGKMKVLRDQGYVGKEVILGIRPEDIHDEPVFIEASPNTKITANVEVAELLGAETMVYSNIDGQEFVARIDARTEIKPGYQLDLALDMNKAHFFDIETEKRIRSADEK
- a CDS encoding alpha/beta-type small acid-soluble spore protein, whose protein sequence is MARNNSSNQLLVAGAQQAIDQMKYEIAQEFGVNLGPDTTSRANGSVGGEITKRLVAMAQQQLGGQFGNVQ
- a CDS encoding amino acid ABC transporter ATP-binding protein, which produces MISVQGLYKQFGDVEVLKGIDLTVEKGKVVVIIGPSGSGKTTFLRCLNVLEVPTKGKISIANRQLDFSNPVTKREIHEFRRLTGMVFQSYNLFPHMTALENVMEGPVTVKREKKERVRERAMALLEKVGLKDKAHHYPFQLSGGQQQRVAIARALAMEPEVMLFDEPTSALDPELVGEVLKVMKSLANEGMTMIVVTHEMRFAKEAADEVVFMDGGIIVERGAPEQLLVSPKHERTRQFLQLIE
- a CDS encoding amino acid ABC transporter permease, translated to MYLNNVMMDPERVDRLVSIAQSSLLPLVKGALYYTIPLTIITFTIGLILAIATALARISGVKVLEIIARIYVSAIRGTPLLVQLFIIFYGLPNIGITIPSFPAAIIGFSLNVGAYASEIIRAAILSIPKGQWEAAYSLGMTSGQALRRVIFPQAARVSIPPLSNTFISLVKDTSLASLILVSEMFRKAQEIASTNYEFLLLYTEAAIIYWIICFLLSIVQNRVEERLNRYIAR
- a CDS encoding amino acid ABC transporter substrate-binding protein, coding for MKRFFGKSLLLLLTASILLLAACGNQQSKEKSSNQETDLLAQVKKEGELRIGTEGTYPPFTFHDKSGKLTGFDVDLAREVAKRLGVKPVFMETQWDAMFAGLDAKRFDMIANEVGIRRDRQQKYDFSDPYITSMAVLVVHKDNNKVSKFEDIKGLKAAQSMTSNFADLARSYGAQIVGVEGFNQAVELLSSKRVDVTINDNLSVLDFLKQKPDAPIKIVAKHSDASQSGFMFRKGSETLVEAVNKALEDMKKDGTYAKISEKWFGEDVSK
- a CDS encoding hemolysin family protein — its product is MEELPLSLLGWFFLCIVLTAFFSSVETAFSSANKIRLRNYVEENHRGSKRVNYIMENLDRVLLTALVANRVAGIVAVAFLVDIATTTLGERAGLIVAVIVMTVLLLIFGEILPKSIAKEHAESLSIHYAAIVYALMKLLSPITTLFNAVRDRVVKWFTNGTVVPAVTEEEIKVMIDLSEEEGIIDNKEKELIHRSLDFDEILVGEIFTPRADMVAVEVNQPIEEIRDVFLEEKYSRIPVYEEDIDNVIGILSESDFFSELVQQKEINVRALLRKPLFVVESMKISDLLPEFQKSKVHMAIVVDEFGGTAGLITLEDIIEQIVGEIWDEHDEAVKNIQQIDENSYEFNAELPLDEFCEIMKIDTPESSSHTLGGWIFEMFERVPNVGETLHYGPLTLTVQQVENRRIRKVLVSLNEQPLVENM
- a CDS encoding thiazole biosynthesis adenylyltransferase ThiF, whose amino-acid sequence is MNERYSRQELFAPIGEEGQKKIAKKHVLVLGAGALGTGNAEALVRAGIGKLTIVDRDYVEWSNLQRQQLYSEADAKERIPKAIAAKRRLEEINSDVAIDAIVGDVTGQELEELVSERKPDLLIDATDNFDTRMIINDAAYKYHIPWIYGACVGSYGISYAFIPGKTPCFHCLLETVPAGGLTCDTAGIISPAVQMVVAYQVAEALKILVEDWSSLRNKLVSFDLWKNQYAAIRVDQVKKDDCPTCGAHPSYPYLSYDQQPKTAVLCGRNSVQIRPAGQRNYDLQELAELFAKQGLRVDANPYLVSVPLGEQRLVVFQDGRALIHGTKDVQEAKTIYYRYLG
- a CDS encoding thiazole synthase, with amino-acid sequence MLKIGPYEFQSRLLLGTGKYPNMEVQKQAVEVSGAEILTFAVRRMNIFEPNQPNFLENLDLTKYKLLPNTAGAKTAEEAVRIARLAKASGLCDMIKVEVIGCEKTLLPDPVETLKAAEILLKEGFIVLPYTSDDVVLAKRLQELGCHAVMPGASPIGSGQGIVNPLNLSLIIEQATVPVIVDAGIGSPADAAMAMELGADGVLLNTAVSGAADPVKMAKAMKLAVEAGRLGYEAGRIPKKRYATASSPMEGMSVV
- the thiS gene encoding sulfur carrier protein ThiS, which translates into the protein MELMINGESIQVPNEVKTVSDLLAHFQLNKKIAVVEVNLTIIPKQQYETTTLCNGDKVEIVHFVGGG
- the thiO gene encoding glycine oxidase ThiO; this encodes MERHHYDVAIVGGGIIGASIAFQLAKRHFRVGVFEKGRMASQASSAAAGMLGAQSEFAEESPLIPLALKSRAMVPQLAEELKELTGIDIGLVQKGMLKVAVTEEEAAALRRHYEFWRNTDDPVRWLSGAELAEMEPRVSRDLTGVMYIPSDGQVSAPDFALAFANASIAYGAKWHEYTEFIDLQRENHSYVIHTNHGEIAADAVVVAAGAWSSRVLEKTGISLPIHPVKGECLLVKTEKPLIQATVFAKNGCYIVPKRENRLLIGATSMPHTFDRKVSIQGIMSLLERAQRLLPELKNAEWEKAWSGTRPQTGDGLPYIGKHPRYERVWVATGHYRNGILLSPITGVLLADLIEGKESEIDLAPFSLTRYQAKVGR
- the tenI gene encoding thiazole tautomerase TenI, with the protein product MKVERQLHIISTGKQPLEQFVAICARVHPYVDVIHVREKMKTAREISEFLTALIRRGIPPKKIVVNDRIDVAVVFGVKGVQLAHHSLPVRQVKRHFPSLSVGCSVHSLEEAMEAEKSGADYCIYGHVFPTASKLGEPPRGIESLQNVVHHVNIPVIAIGGICSDNAEQVLQAGAHGIAVMSAVFCAKDPVGEAKKLAKIVKKMA
- a CDS encoding energy-coupling factor transporter transmembrane component T, whose amino-acid sequence is MKWNIHYRETWLHHTNPSLKLIVLILLFIGVLFMHNPNVLINFSFGLLLLFILYTGYPWKFLLLLFLPFFLVFVSTASSMILFGEGKTTWFRWGLIHVTEESFLRGMHLGFRALSFALLGLLFSLTTRPVRLFYSLMQQLKLKPKYAYSFLAGVRLIPIMIEEFQTVRNALKVRGGVNNGLFEKMKRYAIPLLSQSIRRAQRIAVAMEAKRFSDGAKRTFYYEIGFGKHDIVLVVVFIVVTATAYYVGVHYPYIPVEDVR